One part of the Ignavibacteriales bacterium genome encodes these proteins:
- a CDS encoding class I SAM-dependent methyltransferase, whose protein sequence is MSPDSEIRAEEVRTCLLCKTKGTMLYAGLQDRLFDAPGMWNIFKCADCGLMWLSPRPISSDLGKAYQSYYTHNAGSDKGRMEEFIEKVARPVVMSRFGYERQADDRSARNPGASLLSHVPVVKEIAWRYVMNLHGQRGGRLLDVGCGDGSFLARMKHLGWDVMGVEPDPRAARKTQEELGIPVFNGTLTEAGFDSRSFDAITLTHVIEHVEEPGSLLRECHRILKPTGKLSIATPNIESFGHRMFGAAWRELDPPRHLHLLSLKTLAALVEGAVPLGFSVDHLGSSGVYAGQILVISRSIRLKGAWVERPLTKWQVVMTVVYFIAETIVRAFSPRAGEELLMTLTKQPGNAAHMPRSENTPGLVR, encoded by the coding sequence ATGAGTCCAGACTCAGAGATCCGCGCGGAAGAGGTCAGAACTTGCCTCCTCTGCAAGACCAAAGGAACCATGCTCTATGCCGGTCTCCAAGATCGATTGTTCGATGCTCCGGGGATGTGGAATATTTTCAAGTGCGCTGACTGTGGCCTGATGTGGCTCAGTCCCCGGCCAATCTCATCCGACCTTGGCAAAGCTTACCAGAGCTACTATACTCACAACGCGGGGTCTGACAAGGGGAGAATGGAGGAATTCATCGAGAAAGTGGCCCGTCCTGTCGTGATGTCCAGGTTCGGCTATGAGAGACAAGCTGATGATCGCTCAGCGCGCAATCCCGGTGCGAGTTTGTTGTCGCATGTCCCGGTGGTGAAAGAGATCGCGTGGCGGTATGTCATGAATCTTCACGGACAACGGGGAGGCCGGCTTCTGGATGTTGGTTGCGGCGATGGTTCGTTCCTTGCCAGGATGAAGCATCTGGGTTGGGACGTAATGGGAGTAGAACCGGATCCTCGCGCTGCGAGAAAGACGCAAGAAGAACTTGGTATCCCGGTCTTCAACGGCACGCTTACCGAAGCAGGATTCGATTCCAGGTCCTTTGACGCAATAACCTTGACTCATGTGATCGAACACGTTGAAGAACCTGGCTCATTGCTTCGAGAATGTCACAGGATATTGAAGCCTACAGGTAAGCTCTCGATAGCGACTCCAAATATCGAAAGTTTCGGCCATAGAATGTTCGGCGCGGCTTGGCGAGAGCTCGATCCTCCCCGCCACCTTCACCTTTTGTCTCTCAAGACACTTGCAGCGCTTGTCGAGGGTGCAGTTCCGTTAGGGTTCTCGGTTGATCACCTCGGTTCCTCCGGAGTTTATGCGGGGCAAATCCTGGTGATAAGCCGAAGCATCAGGTTGAAGGGAGCATGGGTGGAACGACCGCTAACGAAGTGGCAAGTAGTAATGACTGTCGTATACTTCATCGCTGAGACCATCGTACGTGCGTTTTCACCAAGGGCGGGGGAAGAACTTTTGATGACTTTAACGAAGCAGCCGGGCAATGCGGCCCATATGCCTCGGTCTGAGAACACCCCCGGTTTGGTGCGATAA
- a CDS encoding O-antigen ligase: MNALSFLCFMICLAIVASAMRRDADALSPARVLGFVWALAIGLTNLKLSGLQENWSITSWIQLIIGVSSYLIGTLIAFVQNIGRQLLSVELMRKSWTKDVDEHRLFISIAVTFALYIFGYFVITFIKGVTPPLFSAKPWIARHDFTMFGIGLFLQNVVVVVFFSVVYLLIAGGEKRKKRVVLAMTAISLLTYFFLLQRLQIMMTGIVCATLIYYTTSHLRKSTVIWYFLGTSLFFLLVSSLRTGQVLVLFLYTSAAMKFSPAYAIFTEPYMYVVMNLENFARAVQQLDSLAYGYYTFDFTTALVGLKHWISEYFGMVDTPYLTSNYNTYTAFWTYYRDFGTFGIAIIPALVGWGIASAYYWLRTSPNIRSLAFYSVAMFVMFMTFFNSPLGFLWFVYNVVVMYAVLRYIRVRAVPALSAAPARLQTSQ, encoded by the coding sequence ATGAACGCTCTATCATTCCTGTGTTTCATGATTTGCTTGGCGATTGTTGCCAGCGCGATGCGGCGGGATGCGGACGCGTTGTCTCCAGCGCGCGTGCTCGGATTTGTTTGGGCACTTGCCATAGGTCTCACGAATTTGAAATTGAGTGGCTTACAGGAGAACTGGTCAATCACAAGCTGGATCCAGCTGATCATCGGTGTGTCCAGCTACTTGATAGGCACATTGATAGCGTTTGTTCAGAATATCGGGCGACAGTTACTTTCCGTCGAGTTGATGCGCAAATCCTGGACGAAAGACGTTGACGAGCACAGGCTTTTCATAAGTATTGCCGTTACATTCGCCCTCTATATTTTTGGTTATTTTGTGATAACGTTTATCAAGGGGGTGACACCTCCTCTTTTTAGTGCCAAGCCATGGATTGCCCGACATGACTTTACGATGTTTGGCATCGGGCTGTTTCTTCAGAACGTTGTCGTTGTTGTCTTTTTCTCGGTTGTCTATCTGCTTATTGCCGGAGGTGAAAAGCGAAAGAAACGGGTCGTATTGGCGATGACCGCAATATCCCTGCTCACGTATTTTTTCCTGCTTCAGCGCCTTCAGATCATGATGACGGGCATCGTTTGTGCAACGCTCATCTACTATACAACATCGCACCTCAGGAAGTCGACCGTCATCTGGTACTTTTTGGGGACGAGCCTGTTCTTCCTTCTTGTGTCATCACTCCGCACTGGCCAGGTCCTGGTATTGTTTCTGTATACATCGGCCGCAATGAAATTCTCTCCTGCGTACGCGATCTTCACTGAGCCTTACATGTACGTTGTGATGAACCTGGAAAATTTCGCACGAGCGGTGCAACAACTCGACAGTCTGGCGTACGGCTACTACACCTTTGATTTCACGACGGCCCTCGTGGGCCTTAAACATTGGATCAGCGAATACTTCGGGATGGTCGACACGCCCTATTTGACCAGCAACTACAATACTTACACTGCATTTTGGACTTACTACCGAGATTTCGGAACATTCGGAATTGCAATCATTCCCGCTCTTGTGGGTTGGGGTATCGCTTCAGCCTACTACTGGCTCCGGACTAGTCCAAACATCCGAAGCCTTGCTTTCTACAGCGTTGCAATGTTCGTGATGTTCATGACATTCTTCAATAGCCCTCTTGGATTTCTCTGGTTCGTGTATAATGTCGTCGTGATGTATGCCGTTCTGCGCTATATCCGGGTCCGAGCGGTCCCTGCTTTGTCGGCAGCGCCGGCGAGGCTTCAGACGAGTCAGTGA